One segment of Drosophila mauritiana strain mau12 chromosome 3R, ASM438214v1, whole genome shotgun sequence DNA contains the following:
- the LOC117145401 gene encoding uncharacterized protein LOC117145401, translated as MIVISVAVVVAAFLGGLRRSSCQTQRRLSIVHMECHQIALRTPQPAPHARRSASTIHSFNWISKDNRERTDKWHPKYWQSSIEEPIKPQKPITISVTIYTTINERKPIYNFIIFSHTYKGGERAGARILLTKWPSASGRDAIRVRKDDE; from the exons ATGATCGTCATCTCagtggctgttgttgttgccgcatTTCTTGGCGGATTAAGGCGGTCGTCTTGCCAGACCCAGCGACGACTCTCGATCGTCCACATGGAGTGTCACCAGATCGCACTCCGCACCCCGCAACCCGCACCACACGCCCGGCGCAGCGCATCCACTATCCATTCCTTTAACTGGATCTCCAAG GACAATCGAGAAAGGACCGACAAATGGCACCCAAAATATTGGCAAAGCAGCATTGAGGAGCCGATAAAACCCCAAAAACCAATAACAATATCAGTAACAATATACACAACAATAAACGAACGAAAAccaatttacaattttattatattttcgcACACGTATAAAGGCGGAGAAAGGGCAGGAGCCAGGATCCTACTGACAAAATGGCCGAGTGCGAGTGGGAGGGATGCAATCAGAGTGAGAAAGGATGATGAGTGA
- the LOC117144695 gene encoding homeotic protein empty spiracles, whose translation MTKMIPPVPTAAAAVMMPTPKQKIGFSIESIVGNDVSTAGGNSTPELSGPQSPPPGERNVPGSPPQTPPATLTLIPGSPPHHLMAPPAHGLPYPHPHAQQQQQQHLQAPHPHPHLSPAQQHVLHQHLLMQQQQHQGTPKSHQDIQELLQRLHHNAAMASGLSPLQTRLSPETEQPQMAVSLKRERSPAPPAMEQAENPAQRIQPPHTPPKSVSPQSSQPSSSPTLLISSPHATPPQHQQPPPNYPKPAMMHPGGAGPMMMPGMPPAGLVRPFPMGPGGPPMPQGQPGLPDIKALPPYINAPPELPPQHNPHLIAAAQFQMAAALQAGHVLGPAAAAAAAAGLPPHAQFMPNPGMARDSYQLYPWLLSRHGRIFPHRFPGSFLVPPFRKPKRIRTAFSPSQLLKLEHAFESNQYVVGAERKALAQNLNLSETQVKVWFQNRRTKHKRMQQEDEKGGEGGSQRNMHNGSGDEDDDELIDMEMDECPSDEEHELDASH comes from the exons ATGACTAAAATGATTCCGCCGGTTCCCACCGCCGCTGCAGCCGTCATGATGCCCACACCAAAGCAGAAGATCGGTTTCAGCATCGAGTCCATTGTGGGCAATGATGTCAgcaccgccggcggcaattcGACGCCCGAGCTATCCGGTCCCCAGAGTCCGCCGCCCGGCGAGCGCAATGTGCCCGGTTCGCCGCCCCAAACGCCACCAGCCACACTCACCTTGATCCCAGGCTCTCCCCCGCACCATCTGATGGCTCCTCCTGCCCACGGACTGCCCTATCCGCATCCGCAtgctcagcagcagcaacagcagcatttGCAGGCaccacatccgcatccgcatctaTCTCCTGCGCAGCAACATGTGCTCCACCAGCACCTACtcatgcagcagcagcaacatcagggCACACCCAAGAGCCACCAGGACATTCAGGAGCTGCTGCAGAGACTGCACCACAATGCCGCCATGGCCAGCGGCCTGAGTCCGCTGCAGACACGCCTCTCCCCCGAAACGGAGCAGCCCCAGATGGCCGTCTCCCTCAAGCGGGAACGCTCACCTGCACCACCTGCCATGGAGCAGGCCGAGAATCCCGCCCAGCGCATCCAGCCACCGCACACGCCTCCCAAGTCCGTGAGCCCCCAGTCCTCGCAGCCCTCGTCTTCGCCCACTCTGCTGATCAGCAGTCCACATGCCACACCGCCACAGCATCAGCAGCCGCCCCCGAATTATCCAAAGCCCGCCATGATGCATCCCGGAGGAGCTGGACCCATGATGATGCCGGGCATGCCGCCCGCTGGACTCGTTCGCCCCTTTCCCATGGGACCCGGAGGACCACCGATGCCGCAGGGTCAGCCCGGCTTGCCGGACATCAAGGCGCTGCCGCCGTACATCAACGCTCCGCCAGAGCTGCCGCCCCAGCACAATCCGCATCTCATTGCTGCCGCCCAGTTCCAGATGGCCGCCGCCCTGCAGGCGGGTCATGTCCTTGGTCCAGcggccgccgccgctgctgccgccggcCTGCCGCCCCACGCCCAGTTCATGCCCAATCCAGGCATGGCCAGGGATAGCTATCAGCTGTACCCGTGGCTGCTCAGCCGTCATGGAAGGATCTTCCCACACCGATTCCCTGGAA GTTTCCTGGTGCCCCCGTTCCGCAAACCGAAACGCATTCGCACCGCCTTCTCGCCGTCGCAGCTGCTGAAGCTGGAGCACGCCTTCGAGAGCAACCAGTACGTGGTGGGGGCGGAGAGGAAGGCCCTGGCCCAGAACCTCAATCTGTCCGAGACGCAGGTGAAGGTGTGGTTCCAGAACCGACGCACCAAGCACAAGCGGATGCAGCAGGAGGACGAGAAGGGCGGCGAGGGAGGATCGCAGCGGAATATGCACAACGGCAGCGGcgacgaggacgacgacgaaCTGATCGACATGGAGATGGACGAGTGCCCCAGCGATGAGGAGCACGAGCTGGACGCCAGCCACTGA